The DNA segment TATTGGATAATGCAAAGACATTGTTGTTTATTCCAGATTTATTTAACTTTTATTTGACAAATGAGAAATACAATGAATATACTGTTGCATCCACATCGCAAATGTTGGATGCTAACAAGAAAGATTGGGCAAATGATCTTATAGAAAAGTTAAATTTGCCAGAAGGTATTTTTCAAAAGATACTGATGCCAGGAAATACAATTGGTTATCTAACAAAAGAAATTCAAGAAGAAACAGGATTGTCTGAAGTTCCCGTGATTTCTGTTGGCAGCCATGATACGGCATCAGCAGTTGCAGGTACACCTATTGAAAACGGTTCAAGTGCTTATTTGATTTGTGGTACTTGGTCATTATTAGGTGTTGAAAGTGAAAAACCTATAATAAATGAAAATACAAAGAAGTACAATTTTACAAATGAAGGCGGTGTCGAAGGCCTTATAAGGCTACTTAAAAATATTAATGGTCTGTGGATAATTCAGCAATTAAAACAAAGTTGGAATTCAAATGGCATTAAAATAGGATTTCCAGAAATCAGCCAGATGGCATCTAAAGCAGAGCACGAAGAATTTATCATAAATCCTGATGACAAATTGTTTATAGCTCCAGATGATATGGCTGAGGCGATAAGGCAATATTGTACAAAAACAGGACAGGGTTTGCCGCAGAATATTGGCGACATAGCAAGAGCCGCTTACAATGGTATAGTTGAACAATACAAAAATTGCTTAAACAATTTAGAAGATATTGTAGGGCAAGAAATAGATAATATTCACATGGTTGGTGGTGGGATACAGGATAAGTTCCTGTGCAAGCTGACTGCAGATGTTACAGGGAAAAAAGTCATAACAGGCCCTGTAGAAGCTTCAATCTATGGCAATGTGATAGTCCAGCTTATGGCATTGGGATATATAAAAGACTTGAGAGAAGGAAGAAAGATAATAAAGAATTCTATAGAGAATGATGAAGAGATGTTTGCTAAATAGGAAGGTGGTGTCTAATATTTATACGCTTGTAGTAGTAGAAGATGAATATGAGATAAGAACAGGATTAGTTAACTGCTTTCCATGGAACAAAATGGGTTTTGTTGTTGCAGAAGAATTTGAAAATGGAGGAGAATGTTTTGAGTATTTGTGTAAAAATAAGGTTGATACAATTTTATGTGATATAAAAATGCCAGTTATGTCTGGTATAGAGTTGGCAAAGAAAATTTTTGAAAGTAATATAAGCACTAAAATAGTTATAATCAGTGGTTATACTGATTTTGAATATGCCAGACAGGCGTTAAGATATGGTGTTAAAGATTATATAGTAAAACCTACTAAATATAATGAAATAATTGATGTTTTCAGCAGAATAAAAAAAGAATTAGACAATGAAAATACAAAGGAAATATTGAATAACTCATGTAACAATGAAATTGATCAGTACAGCAGCATAATTTCAATCATAGAAAAATATGTTGATGAACATTACAGAGATGTGACATTGGAAGATGTAGCTAAAGTAGTTTATATGAATCCGTATTATTTAAGCAAATATTTTAAACAAAAAACCGGTATGAATTTTTCTGATTATATAACTGAGGTCAGAATGAAAAAAGCTGTAGAGTTTCTAAAAAATCCTTTGTATAAAACTTATGAAATAAGTTATATGATTGGATATAAAAATCCAAAAAATTTTACTAGAGCATTTAAAAAATATTATAAAAAATCCCCAAGAGAATTTGTAAATTCAGCAATAAATTTTAAGGAATGATTTATAAATGAGAGAATTAAACAATAAATTTTTTTATAAAAATCTTTTTGTTTTGGCATTGCCATTAATTTTAATTGTTATTGTATTAGGTTCATTTTCAATATTAATAACAGAAAGATATGTTAGAGATGAAATATACAAAAATAGTAGAGAAATATTAAAGCAAAGCAGTAATGATTTGTCAATTTTATTTAATGATATAAATAAAATTTATTTAACATTTGGAACAAACAAAGATGTGACATTGTATTTGGAAAGGATCTTAAATACAAATAAATATTCTTTAGATGATATGTGGCATCTTAGCATGATAGAAAGTTTATTTGATTCTACGTCGTTTTCAGAACCTTATATACAATCAATTTATTTGTATTTTAACAATCCTAATAAAAATTTTTTAGTGACAGGAAATGGTATTAATTCTGTAACAAATTATATTGATAATAAATGGTATGACAGCTTTTTAAATGCACCAAAAGATGAGATTTCTTGGATAGAGGTTAGAAATTTAAAAATGTATAGTTTCGATAAAAAGGGGATAAAAGTCCTAAGTATATACAAAAAAATTGCAAACTTTAACGGGGATAAAATTGATGGTGTGCTTGTACTAAATATATATTTGGACTATATTGAAAATTTGCTAAATACTTCAACAATATTTCCTGACCAAAAAATTCTTATATTAGATGCCCACGACAATTTAATATGTCAAAATATTAATGGGAATTTCACTGGGAAGATAGACTTAGATAATTATAGCAAAGCAAACATCATAACAAAATTAGAATCTCCAAATTATAATATAAAATATGTATCTATTGTTCCTAAAAAATACCTTTATGAAGTTCCTATAAAGCTTTTAAAGATGACTTTAGTTTTACTTTTGACGTCAATTTTTTTTGTGATATTGATAACATTTAGAATCACTAAACGAAATTACGAAAATGTAAATAAAATATTAAAGATTATAGAGGCAGAAAAGACAAATGAGATATTTCCAGAAATTCCAGTAGAAAGTAGAGATGAGTACAGCTATATAATTTACAACATTATTAATAGTTATATTGAAAAAAGTCAATTGAAAATGGAATTAGCAGAAAAGAAGTATAAAATGAAAGCAATGGAGTTATTAGCACTGCAATCGCAAATTAGTCCTCATTTTTTGTCTAATGCGTTGGAGATTATTTATCTTAGGGCATTGTCATACACAAACGGTCCTAATGATGTCACAAAAATGATTGAAAATTTGTCACAGATTTTAAAGTATTTGTTAAGTAATCCAAATGAAACAGTAACTGTAAAAGAAGAAATTGAAAATACAAAGGCATATATACAAATATTGAAGGTCAGGTATAGAGATAAATTTAAAGTAAATCTAATTTATGATGAAAGTATTTTATCATGTCTCATGATGAAACTGATGCTGCAACATTTAATAGAAAATTCTATAAAACATGGGCTTAAGAAGAAAAATTATGAAGGATCAATAAAAATCAAAATAAAAGCAGTTGATAAAAAGAAAATAAAAATTTCAGTAATCGATAATGGCATAGGAATGTCCAAAGAGAGGCTAAATTATGTAAAAAGAATTCTTGACTCTGACTTCGATTTTTATGAACATATTGGACTAATGAATACAAATGAACGGTTAAAACTTCTCTATGGGAAAGATTGTGAAATATTAATAAGAAGTAAATTGAATATTGGTACTGCCGTATATATAATTTTTCCATATCAATTAAAAAATCAGAATAATGATGATTATAATAAGTGAAAGAAGGATGAAAACATGGGAATTAACAGATATGATCTTGTAAAAAGGCATAATGTAATTTTGGAAAAAGCAGATATCGAAAATCCATTGTCAGTAGGTAATGGAGAAATTGCTTTTACAGCTGATATAACGGGAATGCAAACTTTTATTGATGACTATAAGAGCATTCCTTTATGTACCATGTCACAGTGGGGGTTTCATACTACGCCGGCACAGAATGATAAGGGCTATTATACTTTGGAAGATTTGAACCTCAAGTATTACGATGCATTTGACCGAAAGGTTGGATATGTAACATCAGCAGAAAATCAAGAGAATGTATTTAATTGGTTGAGGAGTAATCCTCATAGAATTAATTTAGGTAATATAGGATTAAATATAATTCTTGATGATGGCACAAAAGCAGAATTGAAAGATATTTTCGAAATACACCAAGTATTAGATTTGTGGAACGGAATATTGATAAGTGACTTTAAAGTCGAAAAAGTCCCTGTTCACGTTGAGACTTTTTGCCATCCATATGAAGATATGATAAATTTTTCTGTTGAATCAGAACTGCTAAAACAAAATAAAATTTATATTGAAGTAAAATTTCCATATGGTGCGGCCAATATATCAGGCTCCGATTGGGATAGAAATGATAGACATGATACAAATGTGGTTGATTATGGCAGAGATTTTGTCGAATTATTGAGAACTGTCGATGAAGATGTTTATTTTGTAAAAATAGAGTACTCAAAAGGCGTTTATTTAAATAGAATCGGGGAAAATCATTTTGCATTAAAGCAAAAAGAGTATAATGGGAGAATAGAATTTTCGTGCTTGTTTTCGAAGCAAAAACCTCTTAAGTGCTTGCATTCATTTAGTGAAAGCAAAAGGATGTGTAAAGAATATTGGAATAGCTTTTGGAGAGGAGGTGGTGCAATAGATTTTTCAAAGTGTGAGGATAAAAGAGCTTTTGAATTGGAGAGAAGGGTAATACTTTCGCAATATCTTACAGCTATTCAATGTTCGGGTTCTATGCCGCCGCAAGAAACAGGGCTCACCTGTAATAGCTGGTATGGTAAATTTCATTTGGAAATGCATTGGTGGCATGCTGTACATTTTGCTTTATGGGGTAGAATGCCTTTGCTGAGTAGAAGTATATGGTGGTACAGGAGCATTTTCAATGTATCACGTGACATTGCGAGAAAGCAAGGATACAAAGGTGTACGCTGGCCTAAAATGGTTGGACCAGATGGAAGGGATAGCCCTTCTCCGATAGGACCATTGCTTGTTTGGCAGCAGCCTCATCTTATATATTACAGTGAACTGTTTTTTAGAGAAAATCCTACGGAAGAAACATTAGATATGTTTAAAGACATAGTAATTAATACTGCTGATTTTATTGCATCATTTGTTGCATATGATAGAAAAAATGATAGATATATACTTGCGCCACCTTTGATTCCAGCACAAGAAAATCATGATCCTAACGTTACATTAAATCCGGTATTTGAATTGGAGTATTTTTCGTTTGCGCTGGAAATAGCAGTTAAATGGATTGAAAGGTTAGGACTAAATGTGAACCAAGAGTGGAATGAAATACGTTTTAAATTAGCTAATTTACCTTCAAAAGACGGTGTATATATATCGCATGAAAAATGTATTAACACTTATGAGAAATTTAATTTTGACCATCCATCTATGCTTGCAGCATTGGGGATGCTACCAGGCCGCAAGGTTGATAAAGAAAC comes from the Thermoanaerobacterium aotearoense genome and includes:
- a CDS encoding response regulator transcription factor, with translation MLNRKVVSNIYTLVVVEDEYEIRTGLVNCFPWNKMGFVVAEEFENGGECFEYLCKNKVDTILCDIKMPVMSGIELAKKIFESNISTKIVIISGYTDFEYARQALRYGVKDYIVKPTKYNEIIDVFSRIKKELDNENTKEILNNSCNNEIDQYSSIISIIEKYVDEHYRDVTLEDVAKVVYMNPYYLSKYFKQKTGMNFSDYITEVRMKKAVEFLKNPLYKTYEISYMIGYKNPKNFTRAFKKYYKKSPREFVNSAINFKE
- a CDS encoding rhamnulokinase, with amino-acid sequence MKDIVYNLAFDFGASSGRLMLSAFDGEKITIEEIYRFPNEPVKLGQSFYWDFLRLFHELKNGLKIASKRKIKISGIGIDTWGVDYGLLDKNDQLISNPFHYRDKRTDGIIKDFENMALLEEIYNVTGIQFMEFNTIFQLYCDYKKRPELLDNAKTLLFIPDLFNFYLTNEKYNEYTVASTSQMLDANKKDWANDLIEKLNLPEGIFQKILMPGNTIGYLTKEIQEETGLSEVPVISVGSHDTASAVAGTPIENGSSAYLICGTWSLLGVESEKPIINENTKKYNFTNEGGVEGLIRLLKNINGLWIIQQLKQSWNSNGIKIGFPEISQMASKAEHEEFIINPDDKLFIAPDDMAEAIRQYCTKTGQGLPQNIGDIARAAYNGIVEQYKNCLNNLEDIVGQEIDNIHMVGGGIQDKFLCKLTADVTGKKVITGPVEASIYGNVIVQLMALGYIKDLREGRKIIKNSIENDEEMFAK
- a CDS encoding sensor histidine kinase encodes the protein MRELNNKFFYKNLFVLALPLILIVIVLGSFSILITERYVRDEIYKNSREILKQSSNDLSILFNDINKIYLTFGTNKDVTLYLERILNTNKYSLDDMWHLSMIESLFDSTSFSEPYIQSIYLYFNNPNKNFLVTGNGINSVTNYIDNKWYDSFLNAPKDEISWIEVRNLKMYSFDKKGIKVLSIYKKIANFNGDKIDGVLVLNIYLDYIENLLNTSTIFPDQKILILDAHDNLICQNINGNFTGKIDLDNYSKANIITKLESPNYNIKYVSIVPKKYLYEVPIKLLKMTLVLLLTSIFFVILITFRITKRNYENVNKILKIIEAEKTNEIFPEIPVESRDEYSYIIYNIINSYIEKSQLKMELAEKKYKMKAMELLALQSQISPHFLSNALEIIYLRALSYTNGPNDVTKMIENLSQILKYLLSNPNETVTVKEEIENTKAYIQILKVRYRDKFKVNLIYDESILSCLMMKLMLQHLIENSIKHGLKKKNYEGSIKIKIKAVDKKKIKISVIDNGIGMSKERLNYVKRILDSDFDFYEHIGLMNTNERLKLLYGKDCEILIRSKLNIGTAVYIIFPYQLKNQNNDDYNK